In Rattus norvegicus strain BN/NHsdMcwi chromosome 1, GRCr8, whole genome shotgun sequence, a genomic segment contains:
- the Nkx2-3 gene encoding homeobox protein Nkx-2.3, which produces MMIPSPVTSTPFSVKDILNLEQQRHFHGAHLQAELEQHLHSAPCMLAAAEGTQFSDAGEEDEEEEGEKLSYLNSLAAAEGHGVSGLCPQSYVHTVLRDSCSGPKEQEEEVVSERSQKSCQLKKSLEAAGDCKASEDGERPKPRSRRKPRVLFSQAQVFELERRFKQQRYLSAPEREHLASSLKLTSTQVKIWFQNRRYKCKRQRQDKSLELGTHAPPPPPRRVAVPVLVRDGKPCVTPSAQAYGSPYGVGAGAYSYNSFPAYGYGNSAAAAAAAAAAAAAAAAYSGSYGCAYPTGGGGGGGGAASAATTAMQPACSATGGGSFVNVGNLGGFGSGGGAQPLHQGAAAGAACAQGTLQGIRAW; this is translated from the exons ATGATGATACCAAGCCCGGTCACCTCCACCCCTTTCTCAGTCAAAGACATTTTGAATCTGGAACAGCAGCGGCACTTCCACGGAGCACACTTGCAGGCGGAATTGGAGCAGCACTTACACTCGGCGCCCTGCATGCTGGCAGCTGCTGAAGGGACGCAGTTTTCTGATGCAGgggaggaggacgaggaagaagagggagagaaattgTCCTATTTGAACTCACTAGCGGCCGCCGAGGGCCACGGAGTTTCGGGTCTCTGTCCTCAGAGCTATGTCCATACAGTCCTTCGAGACTCTTGCAGCGGGCCCAAGGAGCAAGAAGAGGAGGTTGTGAGCGAACGGAGCCAAA AAAGCTGCCAGTTGAAGAAGTCTCTCGAAGCGGCGGGAGACTGTAAAGCGAGCGAGGACGGCGAGAGGCCGAAGCCTCGCAGCCGCCGGAAGCCCCGGGTGCTCTTCTCGCAAGCTCAGGTCTTTGAGCTGGAGCGCAGGTTCAAGCAGCAGCGGTACCTGTCGGCGCCCGAGCGCGAGCATCTTGCCAGCAGCCTGAAGCTCACGTCCACACAGGTGAAGATCTGGTTCCAGAATCGCAGGTACAAGTGCAAGAGACAGCGACAGGACaagtccctggagctggggacccacgcgccgccgccgccgccccgcCGCGTGGCAGTGCCGGTGCTCGTGCGGGACGGCAAACCGTGCGTCACTCCCAGCGCGCAAGCCTACGGCTCGCCCTACGGCGTGGGTGCCGGCGCCTACTCCTACAACAGCTTCCCCGCCTACGGCTACGGGAACTCGGCGGCCGCAGccgctgcagcagcagcagccgcagccGCAGCCGCGGCTTACAGCGGCAGCTACGGCTGCGCCTACCCGacaggcggcggcggcggtggtggcggCGCAGCCTCCGCCGCGACCACCGCAATGCAACCCGCCTGCAGCGCCACCGGCGGCGGATCTTTTGTGAACGTGGGCAACCTGGGAGGCttcggcagcggcggcggcgcgCAACCCTTGCATCAAGGTGCCGCAGCTGGAGCCGCGTGCGCGCAGGGGACCTTGCAGGGCATCAGGGCTTGGTAA